The following proteins come from a genomic window of Paenibacillus swuensis:
- a CDS encoding DUF421 domain-containing protein, with the protein MDYTYITLKLVTGFAGLWLTTRILGKKEISQLTPFDFISSLLLSELVGNTIYDKEIHFSHLLYAIAFWGLLSYALEILTFRVKRLRKPLDGSPDIIIEDGRINLKQMHHNKMDFEQLQMLLRQKDIFSIREVAYAVLETNGNLSVLKKSFYDGVTRSDLNLPEQETHIAYSLIEDGEINKEELAKIGKTKEWLLQELSSLGYSAPSSIPYAEWKQGEGLYVIKPVD; encoded by the coding sequence ATGGATTATACTTATATAACCCTTAAATTGGTTACCGGGTTTGCGGGCTTATGGCTTACGACAAGGATTTTGGGAAAGAAGGAAATTTCACAGCTGACGCCTTTCGATTTCATCTCTTCTTTATTGCTTAGTGAACTTGTAGGAAATACAATATACGACAAGGAAATCCATTTCTCCCATTTGCTTTATGCGATCGCTTTTTGGGGTTTGCTCAGTTATGCGCTGGAAATCCTAACGTTTAGGGTGAAGCGATTGCGAAAACCGTTGGACGGTAGCCCGGACATCATTATTGAGGACGGCCGAATTAATCTTAAGCAAATGCATCATAACAAAATGGATTTTGAACAACTGCAAATGCTGCTTCGTCAGAAGGATATATTTTCGATTCGTGAGGTGGCATATGCGGTATTGGAGACGAACGGAAATTTAAGTGTGCTGAAAAAGTCGTTCTATGATGGCGTAACCCGCTCAGACTTAAATTTGCCTGAGCAGGAAACCCATATCGCTTACAGTCTCATCGAGGACGGTGAGATCAATAAAGAAGAACTTGCGAAGATCGGCAAAACGAAAGAATGGTTACTGCAGGAATTAAGCAGTCTCGGTTACTCCGCTCCTTCATCCATCCCCTATGCCGAATGGAAACAAGGCGAAGGCTTATATGTCATCAAGCCGGTTGACTAG